The Streptomyces racemochromogenes DNA segment CGCCAGTCCACCACGGGGGTACCGTCCGGGCCGGCCGACAGGAGGTAGAGCGCGTGGTCGGTGGCGACGGCGGTCCGGCCCGGGACGGTGGAGATGCTGTTCTGGACGCCCTCGCCGGTGCTGATGCTGCGCACCGCCCCGGTGGCGGTGTCCACGGTCCCGATCACACCGCCGCTGGTGGCGAACCAGACCCTGCCCTCCCAGTCGGGGGTGAGGCCGACGATGTTGTCCCCGGCGGGGACGGCGTTGCCGAGCGGGGTGGACTGCTCGATCCGGAGGGTCCATCCGGAGCCGGCGCGGCGGTGGGCGACGCGTACGAGGTTGTTGTTCCCGTCGACGACGACCAGCCGGTCGGCGTTGTCGAGGTAGGCGTACACGCCGCCGAAGAGGCTGCCCTTGGGCAGCGCCAGGGAGGCGAGGTCGGCCCCGGTGGCCGGGTCGAGCAGGTGCACGGTCGGCGTCTGGCCGAAGATGGTGGTGCAGAGCGCGACCACGTAGCCGTCGCCGCCCACGACCACGGTGGGGCAGGCCGAAGCCAGCGCCGTGCGGGAGTAGTCGATCGCGGACGTCCCGGGCCCCGGGTGGGGCGTGGTACCGCTCGAGGCACTGTCGCCGTGCATGGTCGCGGCGCCGTTGGCGGCGGTGGCCGGGTTCTGCGGCGCCTGCGGGCCGAACGGGGAAGCCGGCTCGGCGGCGGCGGGGGCGCTGCCGAGCGCCATGGTGAGGGAGAGGGCGAGCACGGCAAGGCGCCCGCCCGCGGGCAGGGAGAACGGCATCAGGGGGGTCCTCGTGACGGGAAGGGGAGGCGACGGCTGCGGAGCGAGGGGCCGGCGGCCGCACCGGATGCGGCGGCACCCGGGGTCGGCCGGCGTGGTGGGAACGGCCGACGGGGCGGCTGCCGATGGTGCGGCCCGGCCCCTGCTTCCGTGTGGCGGTTGCTCCCCGGAACGGCTCTGACGGCGACGCTATCCGCTGCCCCGGCGATTCGGATCTTCCCGTGGCGGCCGGCCACAGCTTGTTCACGCAGTTCACGTTCCCGCAGCATGGGGGCAACACACGGCGGGGGCGTACGGGCCTCCGCCGCTGCCGCGCCCGGTGCCGCGGTCGGCCGTCACGGGCCGGGAACGGCTCCGCCGCGCATGATCTCGGTGAGACGGCCGCGCAGCCGGGCGAACTCGGGTGAGGCCCGCAGCGCGGACACGTCCGTGCCGGGCCCCCTGGCCAGGTCCACCGGCAGCTCCGCCACCACCCGGCCGGGACCCGCGGCCATGACCAGCACCCGGGAGCCCAGCAGCACCGCCTCCTCCGCCGAGTGCGTCACGAACAGCACCGTCGTGCCGAGCCGCCCCGCCAAGGCCCGTACCTCCTCCTGGAGCCGCTCCCGGGTCAGTGCGTCGAGCGCGGCGAACGGCTCGTCCATGAGCAGGAGTTCGGGCTCCGCGGCCAGTGCCCTGGCCAGCGCCACCCGCTGCTGCTGACCACCCGACAGCTCCCACGTACGCCGGCCCGCCGTCCCGGGCAGTCCCACCCGCTCCAGGAGCTCGGTGATCCGGCCGGGCCGGTCGGACCGCGGCACGCCCAGCCGGGCCAGCGCGAAGGCGAGGTTCCCGCCCACCGTGCGCCAGGGGAACAGGCGGGGCTGCTGGAACACCACCCCCGCCCCCGCGCCCGGCCGGGGGAGCGCGCCCCGGACCCGGGCCCGGCCCGTGGCGGGCCGCTCGAAGCCCGCCACCACGCGCAGCAGGCTCGTCTTGCCGCAGCCGGACGGCCCGACCAGGACGACGAACTCGCCGGCGTGGACCCGTACGTCCACGCCCTCGAGCGCCGTCACCGGCGCCTTCGCCGACCCGTACCGGACCGACACGCCCGCCAGCTCGACGACCGCGGTCCGCGTCTCGGGCCCGTCAGTTCGCGGCACGGCCGAGCTCCTCCACCGCGAGCGCCCGCCCGAAGACCGCCTCGTCCGGTACGGAGTCGACCGCCTTCTGCCCCTTCAGGAACACGGCGGCGTCGTGCAGGTTCGCCGCGAGCTTGCCCGGGGCGCCCGGCGTGCCCAGGTAGTCGGGTCCGGTCTGCTCCTTCGCGCTGAGCAGCACCAGTTCGGACAGCTGCCGCTTCGCCTCCTGCGCCGGCAGCCCGAGCTCCGCCCCGATGGACTTCGCGGCCTGGTCCGGTGCGGTACGCGCCTGGGCGACGGCCGTGTCCTGCGCCTTGATCCA contains these protein-coding regions:
- a CDS encoding ABC transporter ATP-binding protein gives rise to the protein MPRTDGPETRTAVVELAGVSVRYGSAKAPVTALEGVDVRVHAGEFVVLVGPSGCGKTSLLRVVAGFERPATGRARVRGALPRPGAGAGVVFQQPRLFPWRTVGGNLAFALARLGVPRSDRPGRITELLERVGLPGTAGRRTWELSGGQQQRVALARALAAEPELLLMDEPFAALDALTRERLQEEVRALAGRLGTTVLFVTHSAEEAVLLGSRVLVMAAGPGRVVAELPVDLARGPGTDVSALRASPEFARLRGRLTEIMRGGAVPGP